A genomic stretch from Cardiocondyla obscurior isolate alpha-2009 linkage group LG10, Cobs3.1, whole genome shotgun sequence includes:
- the LOC139106105 gene encoding mucin-3B-like isoform X2, giving the protein MRIILFVVFYVAAYVARIAIGEDVVETMPRSSVRRTFERKSEAARSGISEVPVDDGIIHVINKRSRQSLLTIRTDDSPQNESNDDLKRAKRSLKKRGKRRRNSGSKITRRRNNHAGHDSGERNIPSKGTRFPIWQAPESTIAAINLDSTTNPTIMETGRNNRSSFAFQRLPLQLENLNYGRSVNKTMSPITENQSLKSRGLIDVSNNNLKRRFLLVPVSKNLYVLKNIKNIPRARINVPKQYNLLGKNENNATPAILSFKAQHDVKDVGGVYLQRGNHRIFDYDTKFLYSTLDSRVPEEAANSTENPASYPKFLYPGFALRTRSNLIGTTTESFEYVVTPRSDYANISSTNIYDDAYSTATFETYDLTDEDFKRLSTKMREDKIVTDFINDILTNTEGIDKDSQEYGISSTELTHSNFDYKDRFSYEALLGNTTADMDLSLDEDFTTVSSLLPNTDKWKKAQSNIKNTRDLLTAIKPLSSELQRLLNAVKLVNQSLSDVQNRLCDKKNVAGIKRHNKLKKATNIANSVKKVDDSDLYTGSCNSQSLDKRRIKTKVKSVTDAKTGRKTNSFLLNKLTIPFRKHGSSVNNSKVQNSRKNLLKKRRLRERGFLESKDIEKYRLSHSRFNRNLKFLAKNYEMRTKPIRQLIEAGLKETKRATAPVTRSSRFIKSNISSEINSADRHAQNYQENNQISRSITLPSNAPSFPDIFAKENSVSFSADQRDFQRNGKRTTTSEISRSDKETTVHPTDSQFYREATAYLGVLQLLDTTHVTDMRMENLTESSQLIFTTTELSALTFPPYFIKESTTTSLSTVAEEEALETTESLFVTMTSTLPLFYTTELTALPVDEAAILTTVIITEKMTVSPVAIIAEVTETPITIPITDYFTILSEPTMLLTQFLEGMTDITMKITIPVVTEISTEQTSTLIEVETVEDEVTESTSTILERTQSLFVETDTPLYTFSTVSLLKTTETEWMTATSPIELLSTIPTITKGFRTTLLESTYETLYDTTAFTSSSTVLERTGTILKTSTEVAITTLIPEDENPVAQIEKTITAEETATEIPPADGTLTPTESTISGVETTTEISTSTETTADESLTINETLTAAEIPTPAEITIVDEIPAIIKPATITEIFTSTESSTSFKTTIIKEATSAESSTTAEATVEFSTTEMSTSTETTTETLTTVETFTGASAGTLPTSSTIPTTVESTEITETAKIPTTRKRTASVKVSTSTIVETPSTIETPTITESSGTAEVPMTSTKFFAASESTMSSESTTSLKNVSPTSVPTTLTAVFTTATTESTLISSTPTTAVETVVFTLTLTTITPLEILITNATLSETPYTAISSILSTTEGTSLKTVAPTTSLETTMTTPLSPITRAMSSETPSTTFSTFLIEESTAFPVFTPSLETFETTTVSAIFTTESPTESFPAASFVTLHTTVNVTISSATANVLTTEIESAATSVVYSTVTTSSVAELPLATPVPAATETTVYDTASPSLTTFFSTETESAFSTGEPEETKKFTFERYYESTKEENLTSTTELITEEYTTWIEKETPTTYLSSTPFLTENITEATSLTIETTTSPTTASTLLIEKISTVSEATLISTETSTMPSMETSALVPTITAADASRSEKTNLEITEVSRITIRTTERSEYATIEAAVTPTPFSESILSVLITHGRPAATPEIISVLPKTTLEELTTSTTTEIPSTYSTESSSPTSFVETTVSPTVSASAAITQEIETEYYVAKEPLYEEEYEEYDEIPTGNWYDYDEYATTTKYTKLPEETTASSPFAKDTSLYVTKTSTESTTSKMFHIKGKGTTSSLETSASSIIENLTKTIATDFTMSGTKERMESTTLTFGSTEEYILPPSTVFRIPTEPLEYLTITDKYALPKNFTQTWSDITMTKFVTEPEKSSRFTLEKITVSEGATTETGVAEKLTSFIVSPALTTLTEKETFGVYTTIMSTASSEIEGAIETDYEITTSAMTEKTTPRVEPLITPETEAELIFTTTSETHEREEGKEQLLRRLEDLKNREKVMTEREEKLRQKEKQWTIEKEKCRKIMQREKEKAKNDATAASITVSYATTIVTTFITKSSFAEIQTTPFSIAEEVTYATEKTEEATTTESTTYAIDESEFVTKEPSAGSIETTTFYTGEIYTASYASEATLFNNVEEVTSEAYTAVETATDGSTFAGETEETIIFNTTETSASVKHFTGEIEEFQITNYVTFTPYATTPIVDVYNAASIETVTLYTVKEIYTPYVTFYSEPLFGSTVTSPITTATDEFITLPAATFSERFEETDAAIFTTPIWYSTEETYSVTYTDIYGEPLFTSPTFELTTTSSTSAIITTAEIKYDGEIERLKEKLRNKARELEEREQILQEEERRLEKNIIKFEKYMENFQKRKTSVTPIEKSTAVTSSSTPVPPTEKTTVKMQLTTQIKKTAEKKENRMTTKMATSQQIGMEEEKQRTKPVPEEAVTQKEEEAATKRICLNVLKSTNPLDERKRNISTKKICLPYFPDKNEEKPGNPLGRKLLALQSTRKIRRPRWNIPLETRCCKKINETIHKIGNLQLSHHEWLSNESTKPLRHFKGFTRIYTQGNATSDFQFKTSVYEHVLNYEFFQPTTMSMSNNKERKKRTDILKHDLIPSRKINYSIDDKVNVQKRDVSSPEKDSKFRLKKSTANIFSHGPTTEITEKDEFYTVNVLQLRYNENEQTHEVISAKPNEAELTETLSESKDDNHITEFRENGKITASYYKIEKKDNLKKTDKLEDETEKEIEEADDYIEDTIDNYMNYEEHETSTRMYEGLFNGKEKNGKLTESVRTSLDRAWPTEKNAMYHLGGTKFWELDFVTEPSAVLRTTTDKSKTIDVLITRTTCFDVILKSTRNSKAKSIITHRKRDVYNNRAGKNVFIANRDVSLKNITRKSGKRHKVGTKRSLAKITKKLKRDSQKLRRLNYSERSFEERRAMRFNDFRCASNEDSITAKSRKLCGVNAGKLKRQIVKHEDATGKHKKKQPAKSRALQNTNLHFLHNTDNCAANKRNKYKTAASVNSRVEKIDKKETYPNAIDHESPTALHERKIHNCNNCICNVASTVNSIKPLLNRMHFPLDEIKALNCSEYKEIQDEIVISMDSDVEEAKEFPQPRYNVESLKDQKYIKLEELEDNFNNDLELYSDRDVVSLPGLNLNLPCNQDGDGITWLSSVNRPSYTWKRTDGIALLGFVAENGDLELQNVNAKDTGNYTCVMTYMSPDNEDPVETAYEIHLQVVTLPRYVVHGESRYRVRSCDERDLDVVVTYLPMKLNSVVCEADVCNAYVLPPSCSRNRITINILLVPSHIVKLMTIDLKQCNVFCLKAIQDKLSLTLSKNLQIFLGKTIIFRLPHYEQRLVPIVEKSSFARRKRGRVDANTFFGGSSSIGLFSGCPAGYGLRETRCVPCDVGTYSEDGISHCKRCPAGTYQPNHGARACRTCTNPMTKGCYNMLWNSFSAVMVTLASIGAMVSMCVLLVWSICCVKKKFCIKRMAGVVAREDALETEERVEEQPLIRDASENEDQWENGCRVEKKREKSYANKKRRKQDKRNRHDSTHVREADKYMRYILTFFKISHVPDINLTNLKIYCYLQVYIGVYFATGTREPVGITSRKKYSEYLPGLLSISRRLQLLVSILYRIILCTHIQ; this is encoded by the exons ATGCGAATTATCCTTTTCGTCGTATTTTACGTTGCGGCTTATGTGGCAAGAATCGCGATTGGTGAGGATGTCGTCGAAACGATGCCAA GAAGCAGCGTGAGGCGTACGTTCGAGCGGAAAAGCGAAGCGGCGCGGAGCGGAATATCCGAAGTTCCCGTCGACGATGGAATAATCCACGTGATAAACAAGCGCAGCAGGCAATCATTGCTGACGATACGAACCGATGACTCTCCGCAAAACGAAAGCAACGACGATTTAAAACGAGCCAAGCGAAGTCTGAAAAAACGGGGAAAACGTAGGAGGAATTCGGGTTCCAAGATTACGCGTCGTCGAAATAACCACGCGGGACATGATTCCGGCGAGCGGAATATCCCGTCGAAAGGGACGAGATTTCCGATTTGGCAAGCTCCAGAATCAACGATTGCGGCAATTAATTTGGATTCCACGACGAATCCGACGATTATGGAAACGGGACGGAATAATCGATCGTCGTTCGCATTTCAAAGGCTGCCGTTGCAGCTCGAGAATTTAAACTACGGTCGCTCTGTGAATAAAACTATGTCTCCGATCACCGAGAACCAATCGCTGAAATCACGAGGACTGATCGACGTCtctaataacaatttaaagaGAAGATTCCTCCTCGTACCGGTTTCTAAGAATCTGTACGTTTTGAAGAACATCAAAAATATCCCTCGTGCAAGAATAAACGTACCTaagcaatataatttattaggaAAAAATGAGAACAATGCAACTCCGGCAATTCTCTCGTTCAAGGCGCAGCACGATGTTAAAGACGTAGGTGGAGTTTATCTTCAAAGAGGCAATCATCGTATATTCGATTACGAcacgaaatttttatactcCACTCTTGATTCTCGCGTTCCCGAGGAAGCTGCGAATTCTACAGAAAATCCGGCGTCTTATCCTAAATTCTTGTATCCAGGATTCGCGCTTCGGACTCGCTCCAATTTAATCGGCACCACTACCGAAAGCTTCGAATATGTCGTCACTCCTCGTTCGGATTACGCGAATATTTCCTCCACAAATATATACGACGACGCATATTCAACAGCTACTTTTGAAACGTATGACTTAACTGATGAAGATTTTAAGCGTCTTTCAACGAAAATGAGAGAGGACAAAATCGTAACAGATTTTATAAATGACATTTTGACTAACACCGAAGGTATAGATAAAGATAGTCAAGAATATGGAATCTCGAGTACTGAGTTAACTCATTCTAATTTTGATTACAAAGACAGGTTTAGCTATGAAGCATTACTCGGTAATACTACTGCCGATATGGATTTATCTCTCGACGAAGATTTTACAACAGTCTCATCGTTACTACCAAACACCGATAAATGGAAGAAAGCGCAgtctaatataaaaaacacaCGAGATTTATTAACAGCGATTAAACCATTGTCATCGGAGCTGCAGAGATTATTAAACGCAGTCAAGTTAGTTAATCAAAGTCTTAGCGATGTGCAAAACAGActgtgcgataaaaaaaatgtcgccGGAATCAAGAGacataataaattgaaaaaagccACGAATATTGCAAATTCAGTTAAGAAAGTTGACGATTCTGATCTCTATACAGGAAGTTGTAACAGTCAATCGTTGGACAAGAGGCGTATTAAGACCAAAGTTAAAAGTGTTACGGATGCGAAAACTGGAAGAAAAACCaatagttttcttttaaataaattgacaaTACCGTTTCGTAAACACGGCAGCTCCGTTAACAATTCAAAAGTACAGAACAGTCGCAAAAACTTGctcaaaaaaagaagattgaGGGAAAGAGGGTTCTTGGAATCTAAAGACATTGAGAAATATAGATTGTCTCACTCGAGATTTAACAGGAATCTAAAGTTCTTGGCGAAAAATTATGAGATGCGAACGAAGCCGATCAGACAGCTTATCGAAGCGGGattgaaagaaacgaaacgTGCCACAGCGCCAGTTACAAGATCgtcgcgttttattaaaagtaatatatcgAGCGAAATTAATTCTGCAGACAGGCATGCGCAAAATTATCaagaaaataatcaaataagcAGATCAATAACTTTACCAAGTAATGCGCCCTCGTTTCCGGATATATTCGCGAAGGAGAATTCAGTGAGTTTCTCGGCAGATCAACGAGATTTTCAACGCAACGGAAAGAGAACAACGACGAGCGAAATATCTCGTTCCGATAAAGAAACCACAGTTCATCCTACTGACTCGCAATTTTACAGGGAAGCAACTGCTTATCTCGGCGTACTTCAATTGCTGGACACGACTCACGTAACTGATATGCGGATGGAAAATTTAACGGAATCGTCACAGCTGATCTTTACAACCACAGAACTTTCTGCTCTAACGTTTCCGCCGTACTTTATCAAGGAATCGACAACTACGAGTTTAAGTACCGTCGCAGAGGAAGAGGCTCTTGAGACAACCGAATCATTGTTCGTTACGATGACATCTACGTTACCATTATTTTATACGACGGAATTAACAGCACTTCCGGTTGACGAAGCCGCAATCTTGACTACTGTAATTATTACGGAGAAAATGACTGTATCACCTGTCGCGATCATCGCCGAAGTAACCGAGACTCCTATTACAATTCCAATAACagattattttacaatcttGAGTGAACCCACCATGCTCTTGACTCAATTTTTAGAAGGTATGACGGATATTACTATGAAAATTACGATTCCTGTAGTTACAGAAATTTCAACCGAACAAACGTCTACGCTAATTGAGGTCGAAACTGTGGAAGACGAAGTTACGGAAAGCACATCGACAATTTTAGAGAGAACGCAGAGTTTATTCGTGGAAACAGATACGCCTTTATATACGTTTTCGACAGTATCATTACTTAAAACTACGGAAACAGAATGGATGACTGCTACGTCTCCTATCGAGTTACTTTCAACAATTCCGACGATTACTAAAGGATTTCGAACTACATTATTAGAATCCACTTATGAGACTTTGTACGATACGACGGCATTTACAAGTTCCTCTACAGTTTTAGAAAGAACGGGAACGATTTTAAAGACATCGACGGAAGTTGCAATAACTACTTTAATACCAGAGGATGAGAATCCAGTGGCACAAATTGAGAAAACTATAACCGCGGAAGAAACGGCGACGGAAATTCCGCCGGCGGACGGAACTCTAACGCCTACTGAAAGTACAATATCTGGCGTCGAAACAACTACTGAAATTTCAACGTCTACAGAAACTACAGCGGATGAAAGTTTAACAATTAATGAAACTTTAACAGCTGCGGAAATACCAACGCCTGCCGAAATTACAATAGTCGACGAAATACCAGCGATTATAAAACCTGCGACGATCACAGAAATTTTTACGTCTACTGAATCTTCGACAAGTTTTAAAACTACAATTATTAAAGAGGCTACAAGCGCCGAGTCTTCAACCACTGCTGAGGCGACCGTCGAATTTTCGACCACCGAGATGTCAACGTCTACGGAAACTACAACTGAAACTTTAACGACCGTCGAAACTTTTACCGGAGCTTCAGCTGGCACGCTGCCAACAAGTAGCACAATTCCAACGACTGTAGAAAGTACAGAAATTACGGAAACTGCCAAAATTCCAACGACTAGAAAAAGAACTGCGAGCGTTAAAGTTTCAACGTCAACAATTGTGGAAACTCCGTCAACTATTGAAACTCCAACGATTACCGAAAGTTCAGGAACCGCAGAAGTTCCGATGACTTCGACTAAGTTCTTTGCAGCGTCAGAGAGTACAATGTCATCTGAGTCGACGAcgtctttaaaaaatgtttctccAACTTCAGTCCCGACTACTTTAACCGCAGTTTTTACCACGGCAACAACCGAGAGTACTTTAATTTCTTCGACGCCTACAACTGCCGTGGAAACCGTAGTTTTTACGTTAACATTAACGACGATAACGCCGTTAGAAATACTAATTACAAATGCTACGCTGAGTGAAACGCCGTATACCGCAATTTCTAGCATACTTTCGACTACGGAAGGAACTTCTCTTAAAACTGTAGCTCCAACTACGTCATTGGAGACAACAATGACAACTCCCTTATCGCCGATTACGAGAGCGATGTCGAGCGAAACGCCGAGCACCACGTTTTCCACGTTCTTAATAGAAGAGTCTACAGCTTTCCCAGTATTTACGCCTTCACTCGAGACATTTGAGACTACGACCGTGTCGGCAATTTTTACAACAGAGTCTCCAACCGAATCATTCCCGGCTGCGTCATTTGTCACATTACACACGACCGTAAATGTGACAATTTCCAGTGCAACGGCTAACGTACTTACAACAGAGATCGAGAGTGCAGCCACCTCGGTCGTATATTCAACAGTAACAACGTCTTCTGTCGCTGAACTTCCACTCGCTACGCCTGTTCCAGCGGCTACTGAAACAACGGTTTACGATACTGCTTCTCCTTCGCTcactacatttttttcaacagAGACCGAAAGCGCATTTTCCACGGGAGAGCCTGAAGAAACCAAGAAATTTACTTTCGAACGTTATTACGAAAGTACGAAAGAAGAAAACCTGACGAGTACGACCGAATTAATAACGGAGGAATATACGACTTGGATTGAGAAAGAAACCCCGACGACGTATCTTTCGTCGACTCCTTTTCTCACCGAAAATATCACAGAAGCAACTTCCCTCACAATCGAAACGACTACTTCGCCTACAACTGCGTCGACTTTGTTGATTGAAAAAATATCGACGGTTTCGGAAGCTACGTTAATTTCAACTGAAACAAGTACGATGCCGTCGATGGAGACAAGTGCTTTGGTGCCAACGATAACTGCGGCAGACGCTTCTCGTTCGGAAAAAACTAATCTAGAAATTACAGAGGTGAGTCGGATAACAATAAGAACTACCGAAAGATCAGAATATGCAACAATAGAAGCCGCAGTTACGCCTACTCCATTTTCTGAATCTATTTTATCAGTATTAATCACACACGGAAGACCTGCCGCTACGCCGGAAATTATTTCCGTATTGCCGAAGACTACGCTAGAAGAGCTTACGACGTCAACGACAACCGAAATTCCATCGACGTACTCCACCGAAAGTAGTTCACCAACGTCTTTCGTCGAAACGACAGTGAGCCCTACCGTTTCGGCTTCGGCGGCGATCACACAAGAAATTGAAACGGAGTATTACGTGGCGAAAGAGCCGTTGTACGAAGAGGAATATGAAGAATACGACGAGATCCCGACCGGCAACTGGTACGATTACGACGAATACGCAACCACGACGAAGTATACGAAATTGCCTGAAGAAACGACAGCGAGTTCGCCTTTTGCCAAAGATACATCTTTGTACGTAACGAAGACCTCGACTGAGTCAACTACGTCGAAAATGTTTCATATTAAAGGCAAAGGAACCACTTCTAGTTTAGAAACGTCCGCGTCGAGCATAATTGAGAACTTAACGAAAACGATTGCGACTGATTTTACAATGTCCGGTACAAAAGAAAGGATGGAATCAACGACGTTAACTTTCGGATCCACCGAAGAGTACATTCTTCCCCCTTCGACAGTTTTCAGAATTCCGACGGAACCCCTTGAGTATCTAACGATTACGGACAAGTATGCGCTGCCGAAAAATTTCACGCAAACGTGGAGCGATATTACCATGACGAAATTTGTAACGGAGCCTGAAAAAAGTTCGAGATTTACGTTGGAGAAGATCACGGTTTCGGAAGGAGCTACGACGGAGACTGGAGTCGCGGAGAAATTGACTTCTTTCATCGTTTCACCGGCGTTGACGACGTTAACGGAAAAGGAAACATTTGGGGTGTATACAACGATCATGAGTACCGCGTCTTCCGAAATCGAGGGTGCTATCGAGACCGACTACGAAATTACCACTTCGGCAATGACGGAAAAAACTACTCCACGTGTCGAACCACTCATCACACCCGAAACTGAAgcggaattaatatttacaacaaCGAGCGAAACTCACGAACGAGAAGAAGGCAAAGAGCAATTGCTACGACGACTTGAGGATCTCAAAAATCGTGAGAAGGTAATGacggagagagaagagaagctGAGACAGAAGGAAAAACAGTGGACTATAGAGAAGGagaaatgtagaaaaataatgcaacGCGAGAAGGAAAAAGCGAAGAATGATGCAACGGCGGCTAGTATAACAGTAAGTTACGCTACGACTATCGTTACC acgTTTATCACCAAGTCGAGCTTCGCCGAAATTCAGACGACACCGTTTAGTATCGCAGAAGAAGTAACGTACGCTACGGAGAAAACGGAGGAAGCAACTACGACGGAAAGTACAACGTATGCCATAGATGAGAGCGAATTTGTTACAAAAGAACCGAG CGCCGGTTCAATCGAAACCACGACTTTTTACACCGGAGAAATATATACCGCAAGTTATGCGTCTGAAGCAACTCTGTTCAACAACGTAGAGGAAGTTACATCCGAGGCATATACCGCAGTGGAAACAGCTACAGACGGAAGTACATTTGCAGGAGAAACAGAGGagacaattatatttaacactACGGAGACGAGCGCCTCTGTTAAACATTTCACGGGAGAGATAGAGGAATTCCAAATTACGAATTACGTTACCTTTACGCCGTACGCCACTACGCCTATCGTGGACGTTTATAACGCTGCTTCAATCGAAACTGTGACTCTTTACACCGtcaaagaaatatatacgCCTTACGTAACTTTTTATAGCGAACCTTTATTCGGTTCTACTGTTACTAGCCCAATTACGACGGCCACCGATGAGTTTATTACGTTGCCCGCTGCTACATTCAGTGAAAGATTTGAGGAAACCGATGCAGCTATATTTACAACTCCAATTTGGTACTCTACAGAAGAAACGTACTCTGTGACTTATACAGACATTTATGGCGAACCTTTATTCACTTCACCAACATTCGAGCTTACAACTACTTCATCGACGTCGGCTATTATTACGACTGCGGAGATAAAATACGACGGCGAAATAGAAAGGCTGAAAGAAAAGCTGCGAAACAAAGCGCGCGAATTAGAAGAAAGAGAACAGATTTTACAGGAAGAGGAGAGGagattggaaaaaaatataataaaatttgaaaaatacatGGAAAATTTTCAGAAGAGAAAAACGTCAGTCACACCGATCGAAAAATCGACTGCAGTTACAAGTTCATCAACGCCAGTACCGCCGACTGAAAAGACCACTGTCAAAATGCAATTAACAACGCAGATTAAAAAAACAgctgaaaagaaagaaaatcgaATGACTACGAAAATGGCAACTTCCCAACAGATAGGAATGGAAGAAGAGAAGCAACGAACAAAGCCCGTACCTGAAGAAGCCGTAACACAAAAGGAAGAGGAGGCAGCGACGAAACGAATATGTTTGAACGTTCTAAAAAGTACAAATCCTttagatgaaagaaaaagaaacatctCGACGAAAAAGATCTGCCTGCCGTATTTTCCTGACAAAAATGAAGAGAAGCCAGGCAATCCGTTAGGAAGGAAACTCCTCGCTTTGCAAAGTACGAGAAAAATCAGAAGACCGAGATGGAATATTCCGTTAGAGACTCGATGTTGCAAGAAAATAAACGAGACCATACATAAGATCGGCAATCTGCAATTGTCACACCACGAATGGCTGAGCAATGAGTCCACAAAGCCACTGCGACACTTTAAAGGTTTTACTAGAATCTACACGCAAGGAAACGCGACGAGCGACTTTCAATTTAAAACGTCGGTATATGAACACGTTCTTAATTATGAATTCTTTCAACCAACTACAATGTCTATGTCGAATAACAAGGAGCGTAAAAAGAGAACAGATATCTTAAAACATGATTTAATTCCTtccagaaaaattaattattccatcGACGATAAAGTAAATGTTCAAAAAAGAGACGTTTCGTCGCCGGAGAAAGATTCGAAATTTCGATTGAAGAAAAGTACAGCGAATATTTTCAGTCACGGGCCAACGACCGAAATAACCGAGAAAGATGAATTTTACACGGTGAATGTGCTACAACTCAGATACAACGAGAACGAACAAACGCATGAAGTAATATCTGCTAAACCAAACGAAGCTGAGCTAACAGAGACTTTATCTGAATCAAAGGATGACAATCATATAACTGAATTTagagaaaatggaaaaattacggcatcatattataaaattgaaaaaaaagataatttaaaaaaaactgacaAACTAGAAGATGAaacggagaaagaaatagaagaagcTGACGACTATATCGAGGATACGATAGACA aTTATATGAATTATGAGGAACACGAAACATCGACACGGATGTATGAGGGACTTTTTAACGGCAAGGAGAAGAATGGGAAATTGACAGAAAGTGTGAGAACATCGTTAGATCGAGCGTGGCCCACTGAGAAAAATGCAATGTATCATTTAGGCGGCACTAAGTTTTGGGAACTCGACTTTGTTACGGAACCGTCAGCTGTGTTACGTACGACGACTGATAAGAGCAAAACTATCGACGTATTAATCACCAGGACGACCTGCTTCGACGTTATTCTTAAAAGCACAAGAAATAGTAAGGCGAAGTCTATTATAACTCATCGCAAACGGGATGTTTATAACAATAGAGCgggaaaaaatgtttttatcgCTAACCGAGACGTCagtcttaaaaatattacgagaaaAAGTGGGAAGCGTCATAAGGTAGGAACGAAACGATCCCTGGCGAAGATaacgaagaaattaaaacgtgaTTCGCAAAAGTTGCGCAGATTGAATTATTCCGAGCGAAGTTTCGAGGAAAGGAGAGCGATGAGATTTAACGATTTCCGGTGCGCCAGCAATGAAGATTCAATAACGGCGAAAAGCCGCAAATTGTGCGGCGTTAATGCGGGCAAATTGAAGCGTCAAATTGTTAAGCACGAAGATGCTACAGGCAAACACAAAAAGAAGCAACCGGCGAAATCGCGAGCATTGCAAAACACTAATTTACACTTCCTTCATAATACAGATAATTGTGCCGCGaacaaaagaaacaaatataaaactgcGGCGAGCGTAAATTCTCGAGTGGAAAAAATCGACAAGAAAGAGACGTATCCTAATGCCATCGATCACGAATCACCGACTGCGTTGCATGAAAGAAAAATCCataattgtaacaattgcATTTGCAATGTAGCGAGTACAGTTAACAGCATCAAACCTTTATTGAACAGAATGCATTTTCCGTTAGACGAAATTAAAGCGCTTAATTGCAGCGAGTATAAAGAGATTCAGGATGAAATAGTGATCTCGATGGATTCCGACGTCGAAGAGGCTAAGGAATTTCCACAACCGCGTTATAACGTCGAGTCGCTGAAGGATCAGAAATATATCAAGCTGGAAGAGCTGGAggacaattttaataacgactTGGAACTCTATAGCG atcGCGACGTGGTTTCGCTGCCCGGTCTTAATCTGAATTTACCCTGTAATCAAGACGGCGATGGTATCACCTGGCTGTCGAGCGTCAACAGACCGAGTTACACGTGGAAAAGAACAGACGGTATCGCGCTCTTGG GTTTCGTGGCGGAGAACGGCGATCTAGAATTGCAAAACGTGAACGCGAAGGATACGGGAAACTACACCTGCGTGATGACGTATATGAGCCCTGACAACGAGGATCCTGTGGAAACTGCTTATGAAATCCACTTGCAAG TTGTAACGCTGCCACGGTACGTCGTGCACGGGGAAAGTCGTTATCGCGTACGATCTTGCGACGAGAGGGATCTGGATGTCGTAGTGACGTATCTACCTATGAAACTGAATAGCGTTGTGTGCGAAGCGGATGTCTGTAACGCTTACGTTTTACCGCCGTCTTGTTCCCGGAATCGA attacaataaatattctacTGGTACCATCACACATCGTTAAATTGATGACGATCGATCTCAAACAATGCAACGTCTTTTGCCTCAAAGCGATTCAAGATAAACTCTCGCTGACGCTGAGTAAAaacttgcaaatttttctcgGAAAAACCA TTATTTTCAGATTACCGCATTACGAGCAGAGGTTGGTACCGATCGTCGAAAAATCATCGTTCGCGAGACGGAAACGAGGAAGGGTTGATGCAAATACCTTTTTTGGAGGATCCAGCAGTATCGGGTTGTTCTCCGGCTGTCCAGCAGGATACGGTCTTCGTGAAACTCGTTGCG TTCCTTGCGACGTGGGCACTTACAGCGAGGACGGAATATCTCACTGTAAAAGATGCCCAGCCGGCACATATCAACCGAATCACGGCGCCCGAGCTTGTCGTACATGCACTAATCCAATGACGAAAGGATGTTATAATATG CTCTGGAATTCATTTTCCGCCGTAATGGTAACTTTAGCGAGTATCGGCGCGATGGTGTCGATGTGCGTGCTGTTGGTATGGTCAATTTGCtgcgttaaaaagaaattctgtATAAAACGAATGGCCGGTGTCGTCGCCCGGGAAGACGCGCTTGAAACAGAA GAACGCGTGGAGGAACAGCCGTTAATTAGGGACGCGAGTGAGAACGAAGATCAATGGGAAAACGGGTGCAGAgttgaaaagaaaagggagaagtcttacgcaaataaaaaacgtCGGAAGCAAGACAAAAGGAACAGACACGACAGCACGCACGTTCGTGAAGCTGATAAATATATGCGATACATATTAACGTTCTTTAAAATCTCTCACGTTCCTGATATAAACTTaacaaacttaaaaatttactgTTACCTACAAGTTTATATCGGTGTTTATTTTGCAACAGGCACACGAGAACCAGTGGGAATCACATCGCGCAAAAAATACTCGGAATATTTGCCTGGACTCTTATCAATCTCACGACGATTACAACTGTTAGTATCCATTTTATAccgaataattttatgcacTCACATACAATAA